The genomic interval AGACCATAGATTTATCAGATAGGGCAACTAGAATTGTTCCATGCACGTGAAGATTCGTAGACATAGTAATGAGTATACATTAAGTACTAAATACTTGTTTTGGAGAGATCCAGGTTGTGGGGCAAGGATCCAATTTCAATATGAAATGCACAATGAAAACAACCAATGGCTAGATACTTGTATCAACTTTTGATGtatggctaaattttgaacCTGGtgcttttatattatatataagtacAGATACATATGTGGTAAATGCAAGGCAGTAACTAGCCTGCACAATTGGATCAAATCCATAGCATGTAAAATACACTTGTTTTGTGAAATACGCGACTTTGATGCTGATTGGGCTGCttagtaattaattgattGTCACATATGTCCTACTTGCTCTGAACTGGAAAAATTATCAGATGAAAGCCTGAACAGAACTAAAGAACTGAACTAATAGTGGGCATATTTGAAAGTCACTGAACTGAGCAGCAGTACTTTGAAAAAGAACAATAAGCAGACCTGTACATACGCTTGTAGTCCAATGCAAGTACCTTTGCTCCTTAATTGCTAGTGCTAATGGGCAACTAGGCACAGCCCACAGACCCTAACCTAATAACAACCTAATTGTTATTAGGCTTCCATGTAGATATGGCATAGATAATCCTTCCTTTCCATCCTTGAAGAAGCCATCCACTGTCTTCGTCAATAACAAAGTCTTTGTGATAAATGTCTTTAACTTTGTCCTTGGCTTTCATCACAATGTCTTGGTTTAATGGACATTGGACAAATCCAGCCCTCAGATTCCTCACTTGCCACTGCTTGTATGTCTCCGGTCTCTCGACCCTGTCTGAGCCTTCACATGCAATAACATTGAGCGCTTCTCGGCCAAATAGATCCCTCTCAATGAGTGCACGTTGGGCATCATCCCGCGGCACAGTTGCCTCAAGCATGTCAAACAACGCAGAGAAATGAAACAATGCCTCACGAAACCGGGTGATGAAGAAGGGGACACTGTATGACCCATTGACAATACCATGTATAAAAATTGCGGGGTTCACTTGCCTTATGGTATTGAGCACCCTATTCCTAGGACTGTCTACAGCAACTGTTTCATCAATAAGATTTCTGAACCGATACAAGCAATTAACAATCACTACTTCATCTTTCTTGATATTGAGATCCTCAACACGGATGGTTTCCCACTTTGAGGCAATGCCTTGGTACTCAAAAGGGACACCAATCTTCTCAGCATATTCTGCAAGCCTCTGCCCTGTCTCTTCGATGCGCTCAGTCGGACGGAAACCTGGCTGAGGTACATCAATCCCTGTGATGCGCAACTTTGGTGGCCCACCTTCCCTCTTGAAAAGACGCCTAATCAGACACGGCCATTGGAAGCCAAAGTAAATGCCAAAGTCAATGATATGCACCTTTGATGCATTTTTTGTCAGACTTAAGATTGTTTGATTGGAGAGGAAATGTGAGAGCCTCTTGAATGGGCATGCTGCAAGGTAAAGATGGTATGCCTTGAGCATGTCAGAGGCTGTTGTCCGTTTTGCCACAAGTTTATGATAAAGCTGGCTCCCTGTTCCGGCCAAGCGAGCCTCAAGACCATCTGCAAAGCAATATGCCAATCTTTGGGCACCATCCCCATTTGGCTTGGCATGCTGCCTTACTTGCTTTAACAACTCACTAGCAGTTCGGCGGTCATCAGCTGCCACTGCCTGAGCACAGTGGATGAGGATCGTCCTAAGGTCCACCACATCCTTCTTTGTTGGCTTCCTTCCCCGCGATCGGGTCCCACTTGCTCCTTTTGTCTGAGTGACTTGAGAATTCTTCGAAGCTTCAGTTTTCATTATGTTCATAAGATCAGTTGCCTTCTTCTCAGTTTGACGAAGCAGATCATCAAACATCTCAATCCAATCAGGTTCATCAGAACAAAATGCAGACTGTTTGATGTTCCGTCCTTCAATCAGGTCAAGGTCTTCAatctgtttgtttttcttcaccTTCAAAACCTCTGACTTGCTGCCATTCAAAGAAACAGCCTTCCGTGCTTCTTGACGTTTTGCAATACcaccagcttctaaatcaatcACTAGCTTATCACTACCTGGGAGAAACTTACGTGCCTCCTCAACACCTCTCCTGAAATCCCAGGTTGGAAAGCTCTCAAACAAATACTCAGGGATCCTGCCACTGGTAATCAAAGGATCTTCTAATACCTCCGCTGTGTTGCAAACATCGCTTGATGTGCTAACCAGCGGTTGAGATGGATGACCAGAAAAGCTCCGATGCTCACTGCGTCCAACATTATGCCGCTGTCTGCCATCGACCACACCACCAGTGTTGCTGCTAGTAACACTACTAGAAAAGGACTGCGGACAGCTGCTCGTGCTGCTCTCACTCGGGCTGTCCAGGGGCCAAGCTACCATTTGGTGGTCAGGGGATGGCGGGAACTTGTGCCCAAGAATGTCGTAGAACGGCTTCGCAGCCGCGCGGAGCGCCGCCGACTCCTCCTGGTACATGCTGACCTTCTCATCAATGTCTTCCTCCATGAGCATGCGGCTGATGTAGTTGAGCGACTCGTCTGATATAAACTCCCAGTCCTCTGGATTGTCAGCTCCTGAGTTGACGGTGACCCTCGACACCGCGGACGAAGCGTTCGAGCTGGTCCCGGCGTCCATCTGTGGCACGATCGCCGGCTGCGGATCAGCGAACCTGAAGTAATCACTCTGGCTGGTGTGCTCCGCGTAGCCATCATAAGACAAGCCGCAGAACATGCCAGATAGCTCGCCAAAATTGTTGTCGAGGCCCATCGATAGCCTCCAAAAACAGCAGACCTGTTCACCTTTCCATCGTCAGTGACAAGGTAACCAAGCAAAAATCAGCTCAACCACACGATTTTTTCTCCccggaaaaaaacaaatcgcTCAAAAAGTTTCCTAGAACTATAAACTGCTACTGTTACTACACCCGTACGCATCAAACAAATCCACGACGAACCGGACGGATTAACTGGAGGCAAAAgcaaaccagaaaaaaaaaacaacccaagccaacgaggaggagggagaagtGATCCCGAGAGAAGAATGAGGAGTACCTCCGATTCGATCCCGTACGGAACCAACACGGAAGCGGgcaggagggagagggaaccccgccgcggccgcaaCCCACACCACCTCGCTGGCGCGGCGCTCACGCGAGCGAGGCGGAGGCACAGGCACAGGCACAGGCACAGGCGGGGAGGGCTACCGCAGGTCTcctcccgccgctgccgtcggcgcgcgcgcgagatCGAGAGACGTGAGCTCCGGGGCTCGCGCTCCTGCAGATCGGGAGACGCCGCGGCGCGGATCGAGAGAGCGCgatggagagggagagggagaggaggggtaCACGGCACGGGGAAGAGAAGAGGGGGTGAGATGGAGCACGGGGAAGAGGGCATCTTGGTCATCCGCCATTTCCgagctttttttatttgaaaactcTCGACGCACAGATTGCCAtacgttttctttttttatttagccCCATttagttggaaaaaaaattaaaatgtcagTTTACACGTTGACCGTATGTTAAAAGAGATTTtagatatgaataaaaaaataaattttatagctcaTCTAAAAACCGTgggacaaatcttttgagcctaattaatttatcattaacacatatgGGTActatagcatttatggctagcTATGGACTAAATAGGTTCATaagatttgtctcataatTTTTCTCCTAGCtgcgcaattagttttttatttcatttatatttaatgttctatttagatgtctaaagatttaacGTGatgtgtttgaaaaaaaattaaaagggccttatatatgtattctacATCTAACTCAAAATAGTTGTGCttataaattcaaaagttgttctaaaatattagTTGTCATTCGAGAGCTCTACTAGTTTCATGGATCATCTCtcgtttttttccttttatattgctaactACGTAGTCATTTCTAACCATAGAACGTTTAGTACGAGATATCACagtcttttcttttaatatattaatatatgttaaaCAACCTTGATGACGGgcacttcattttttttccttttacttatgtttataagccaaaaaagtaaatttcaaTCTTcaattaagttaattttgatgttatttttatcataatttatttttatattggctttcaaaataattatgatgAACACgcatatataatttctataCGTAAATTAATTCCGGTTCATGAAGATGTCGtttgcttttatttaaaaaaacaaaaagatgaaagGACGGGGAAGTACTCTTCCCAAATCTGGTACtagaatataattattttatttactatggTTGGTCTACGTGGCCTACGATTAATGGGTTGCTTCAACGTAGGGGCTCCAAAAATTGGGGGATGGAGATAGGGGCTCACTAATCTCGGACATCAGCATTGATAATTAACCGTGGATGACATAATGGTCATGGAAGAAAGATATTGcaccaagttttttttatcactataTGCCTATCCAGTTAGTTAACCATGAGTTGGtcgttagtttttttaaaaagaaaatctaacaaatactattggcaaacacttaattctaagaaatatcatcgatgagtgtgagttctacaaaataccatcgtacaaacgaatttgtctaagaaatatcatcgccattagggttcc from Oryza brachyantha chromosome 3, ObraRS2, whole genome shotgun sequence carries:
- the LOC102717691 gene encoding scarecrow-like protein 9 is translated as MGLDNNFGELSGMFCGLSYDGYAEHTSQSDYFRFADPQPAIVPQMDAGTSSNASSAVSRVTVNSGADNPEDWEFISDESLNYISRMLMEEDIDEKVSMYQEESAALRAAAKPFYDILGHKFPPSPDHQMVAWPLDSPSESSTSSCPQSFSSSVTSSNTGGVVDGRQRHNVGRSEHRSFSGHPSQPLVSTSSDVCNTAEVLEDPLITSGRIPEYLFESFPTWDFRRGVEEARKFLPGSDKLVIDLEAGGIAKRQEARKAVSLNGSKSEVLKVKKNKQIEDLDLIEGRNIKQSAFCSDEPDWIEMFDDLLRQTEKKATDLMNIMKTEASKNSQVTQTKGASGTRSRGRKPTKKDVVDLRTILIHCAQAVAADDRRTASELLKQVRQHAKPNGDGAQRLAYCFADGLEARLAGTGSQLYHKLVAKRTTASDMLKAYHLYLAACPFKRLSHFLSNQTILSLTKNASKVHIIDFGIYFGFQWPCLIRRLFKREGGPPKLRITGIDVPQPGFRPTERIEETGQRLAEYAEKIGVPFEYQGIASKWETIRVEDLNIKKDEVVIVNCLYRFRNLIDETVAVDSPRNRVLNTIRQVNPAIFIHGIVNGSYSVPFFITRFREALFHFSALFDMLEATVPRDDAQRALIERDLFGREALNVIACEGSDRVERPETYKQWQVRNLRAGFVQCPLNQDIVMKAKDKVKDIYHKDFVIDEDSGWLLQGWKGRIIYAISTWKPNNN